GAAGAAAAAGTATATTGTGTACTTGCTGCAGAAAGCCTTGATGTCACTTATCGATGCTATCTGCTCCATTAAATATATAGCAGTGTAATTACTTTGATAATGACAATTCATGATGGGATATTATTGCAGCTATTTGTTCCCCCTGCTGCCGTTCAGATTTGAtctgaaaaacatctcagattcCTTAGAAAATGGAGTTTGTCCATGGTTCATAACTCTAAATGTGATATCAGTCCGTCTTGAGGAAGGAGATAAACACATTTTAGGATATTTGTGTTCACTAAGTGTTCAGAAAGCCTTTGCAGACCGTGGAAATTCATTGACGGATGTTAACGACACAGGTACTTATTTTGCAGCGAAACATTGAACGCCTCGGCTCGCTAAGTCAAGACTTTCTTTTTATGTGCAACATCAACTCATTCCCAAAGAACAGACCAACAGACTCATTTGAAAATGTAGATGGGCGACATAGTTTGAGAGATATAATTGTTGAAGGATGACAGTATTGCAtgcaatacaaaaaaatgtttcaacCTACATTTTGAAAATACCTTCAGATTGTTCCTTTTATTCCTTTTACAAATtggttatttattcatttgcaaaagtatttaaaaacgTGTTTAAAATACTTAGTTTCTCAAATGTATTTAGTTTCATCTCTCAAATAACCTTGTGGCCATCACTTCAATCTTAATTAGTCTTTAATTTTGTATCTGATGTCAAGATGCCTCGGGCCTATGTGtgtataaactttatttaaaataatcttaatgaacacattttgatacCATTTAAAACATGCAGAAATCAATACccaaattaaacacacacactctcttattATAACTTCGATTTATTGAGGACAGCCTAACCAATTCCTTATCACTAACCTTATCCGTGACCAGTTCATTTCTAACCCACACCTTAACCTAACCAAAACTCACATCTTACGCCTAACCCTAAACAGGACCTTGTAAATTAAGCTATGTCTCATTAGGACCAGGTTTTGGTCCCCATGacgtctactggtcctgacgaGATCAATGTTTATACTGGAAAAGGTCCTGAAGAGATGACAAAAATGAGTATACACACACGCTCatacacccacactcacacacacacacacacacacacacacacacacacacacacacagttatttcTCAGTGACTTCATAGGACATTACAGTGACTTCCTGGGGACTtgctctaaccttaaccatagttaCTCTATCCCTAATACATGTCTTCATCTTAAAATGTTGATTTTAACTTGATTTTTTCTTGAttagtcatacacacacacacaaacacacacacacacacacacacacacacacacacacacacacacacacacacagacagagtctATAAACTTGACAGGAATAGGTGTATGAATCTAAACTTGCTCAATCGTGTCTTACAAGATATCAAAGCCTACCTCGCCCACCCAAACATGTACTGCGTCCCACCTCAGAGGCTCCTGAGGTCATGGATCTCCCAGAGAACCCAAAAGCTGAACATGCACTTCTACTCCAAACAAGCAGTCTTTACACCAGGACAGTCCTCCTCAATTCACAGACAGTCATTTATAGTGCAAGGTGGCAGGGCAGTTGTCCTTAAATGGttcacaaaatgtaaatacCACTGGGAAACTGGGGCAGGTTTATTTGCGGTTCTTAATGACCGCGTGAGTTGGGGCCTTTCACATCATCTACCTGGCAAATATTTAACCACTTCCATTGACTCATTTATCTACATCAAATTCCACTCAACCTTATTTCACCAGGAGTACCGACTAAGAGTCAACAATTTCTACCGGGAAGAGCTCGGGGACAATTATTAAAAGCCATCAATAAAACAAGTCCTTATCTCTGTCGTTAATGCCCCAGTGATTCACAACATATCCAGATTACACTAACAAGAGCAAACAGTGGAGATGACGTCTGGTTTCCTTTATTTACATCCTGACATCCTTAAATTAGCAAAACACTTACTGAAACACCAACACAATGGATTGGAGGATACTaagcatgaaaacaaacacgtGGAGATCAACATGCAACTGGTGATCATGACTGTGTTTTGGATACTTTTCCAGAAACTTTACCTTTAAAATTAAGCTGAGGACATAGTGGATACGAAAGAACATTGACGTAATCTTACTCTTTTCATATTTTGATAATGGACAACAATTTACGCTATTATCACAGTTTCCAAGTTGTTTGAACGCAATCAATTTGATTTCTTTGGACTTAAGGCAGGAGGGTAGCGAAGAGAAGCTAGTGCCAGTGTGTTCTGAGCTTTTTTcaagtaaacacacatgcatagaaAAACTAAAAGGGTATTCTCATCCTATTTCgtgttattataatgaaaacataacattgaCACAAGAGAGGAAAAGTATAAAAGAATAGGAAAACATGCAGACAAAGAACTGTACAACATCAGCATATGGTGCAACTTCTATATtgttattacaaagtattttccCAATAATTTGAggtttttataactttttttgtttgttgtaatTTTAGAAATAAAGTCAAAGAGATACTGTGgataaacaaacattaaagaATATTAGGGGTGGTCTGCAGCACTCTGGCTTTATGCATGTTTCATTTGACAATAAGGCAAATAAGCCACAGATGCCTATGTTTCAGGAGGGAGAGGATTGTTCCTCTTGCCAGAAGgccggtggtttgatccccactTCTGCCAATCAGCATTCTAAGGTACTGAACCCCATTTTGCTACAACAAATGTAACAGTAAAAACGCTGTGCATTGAAGCGCTGTATGGaacgagtgtgtgtgaatgggtgaataagACTTGTGCTGTAAAGTGAAAATCCATTGAATATAATAGAaaagtgtatatataaatacagtccatttaccatttaccacagGCTTGGGAGGCCTGTAGCTtgtgaggaagtgtctgtggAGCATGACTATAGAttacataaagatggatgacataacTCCTTCTCACAAGTTAAGCTAAAACATATTGCCCGctggtggcttgctgcagtACAGGTAATACATCCCACCTCCTATTTGTCAATGGTTGGGAGACTGACGAAACTACAAAGTCAACGTACAAGTCAAACACAATCTTCTCTTATTACACTGTTGTTATTATGCACGGGTCAAGTTCTAACTTTCCCcagttaatttgatttcaataaattatttgatcatgtaaaaatggggtgaaaagtcatgattgacagctgagactgactcctgattggtcgagcgtgtgTACTGACAGGGTCTCGCCACGGAGGCTCCATCCCCTTATTGCTACTGtcaccatagatatatataaagactAGATGTCTTCCGGCGGAGTCCAGAACGTCATCattggcggccatcttgccacaggcaggcTTTCTGGAAGGATCTGTGGAACCTGAGGTAGGGTCAGTGATCTGCTCAAACACTTATACTCTTATCTCGCTGAAATCTTGACGGATTTACAAATGGTTTGGTTTCTTACAAACGTTATTAATGTGGTTATAATTCTGGATGCTTGAACATGTTGAAatcgcagcttttctctccGAAAAACGACTTAATCGTGCAGCTTAGTTGTGTACCAcggctaggctaggctagtaccgagtaattttacatttatggGAGAGGCagaattgttctttcttttcaatataaGTTAAGCTGCACATGATTTAACTGAGGTTTCACATCTTGCATTATGGTTtatacaggaaattgctgacTTTATTGCCAGTggacaagaccagcttcttcccggctgcaactGACCCCCATCTGTCTTTGACTCTTATCCCCACGCCTCAATTCTGtgttacatttacacacactacagtttattgcatattgcacatcctcattctgttctgttttgcatttacatcttgtattaattttgttttgtttgtttcatgtaaagttatttctttcttatgtgaagtccttattgtgtttttgtattgtgttttttttttgtattgatttcacTATTTTTTGGGTAATTTTTTATGTCGGTCCTCCATCTGTATACCCACACAGTAGTCTAGTTCTCTCTAGAGGGTGGGAATTTTCAACATACAGCATttctttatgtatatttgtaaatggaaatcttacaccttttttttactggaaagaaatgtcacttttataaaaaggatattactaatatttttgttttgtttgtttcatgtaaagttatttctttcttatgtgaagtccttattgtgtttttgtattgtgtttttttttttgtattgatttcacTATTTTTTGGGTAATTTTTTATGTCGGTCCTCCATCTGTATACCTCCACAGTAGTCTAGTTCTCTCTAGAGGGTGGGAATTTTCAACATACAGCATttctttatgtatatttgtaaatggaaatcttacaccttttttttactggaaagaaatgtcacttttataaaaaggatattactaatatttttgttttgtttgtttcatgtaaagttatttctttcttatgtgaagtccttattgtgtttttgtattgtgttttttttttgtattgatttcacTATTTTTTGGGTAATTTTTTATGTCGGTCATCCATCTGTATACCTCCACAGTAGTCTAGTTCTCTCTAGAGGGTGGGAATTTTCAACATACAGCATttctttatgtatatttgtaaatggaaatcTTACACCCTTTTTTTACTGGaaagaaatgtcacttttataaaaaggatattactaatatttttgttttgtttgtttcatgtaaagttatttctttcttatgtgaagtccttattgtgtttttgtattgtgttttttttttgtattgatttcacTATTTTTTGGGTAATTTTTTATGTCGGTCCTCCATCTGTATACCTCCACAGTAGTCTAGTTCTCTCTAGAGGGTGGGAATTTTCAACATACAGCATttctttatgtatatttgtaaatggaaatcttacaccttttttttactggaaagaaatgtcacttttataaaaaggatattactaatatttttgttttgtttgtttcatgtaaagttatttctttcttatgtgaagtccttattgtgtttttgtattgtgttttttttttgtattgatttcacTATTTTTTGGGTAATTTTTTATGTCGGTCCTCCATCTGTATACCTCCACAGTAGTCTAGTTCTCTCTAGAGGGTGGGAATTTTCAACATACAGCATttctttatgtatatttgtaaatggaaatcttacaccttttttttactggaaagaaatgtcacttttataaaaaggatattactaatataatacaataatttgaattattacttgtttaaactaaacatgtaataattcaaattattttattatattagtaatattCCTATTATAAAAGTATACATATGTCTGATGTTGCCATTCTGTATGTTGAGTTTTAGTTGCCTGTATaatgatttaacataaaaaccttgtgcatttgtgtatttattgccCCTATCTATTCTGTTTAATGATATTTCCATATGAAAACCCAtggttataattataattattcataagtatacaTCTCATTTGTagagggaaatcttgtacctatttttaattattattattattattattacctaatattctattttttagaacataacataattattaataagtatgcagtgtcataactacatctccagcgtttataacaaaccaaaccgtttaaaaatcggttgaaaattgtATAACTAAAGCTATAACTTAACTATAAGTTatagttaattaaaaagtacatgttccactaccaacacaatgttatgggtgagcgagctgcctgtggcaagatggccgccatgtgcggacgttcaaCTCCATTGGCCGgcaacgcggacgagacatctagtgtttatatatatctatgactGTCACTACTGGTTCCCATTGAGCTAGATGGTAGCGTTCACATCCAACCATCCGTCTGGCTTCCTACCTGGAtattggaggaagtggagatgcatcaaTCTTTATGTTCAGTCAATGAGTTTGACACTCGACATATTGTTCATACATCATTGAAGATCCCCCTTAATGAAAGTCCAATGTGACGTGAGCAGGATTATATACCCTGAGGTATGAGCAGACAGGGTTGAACAATGGCAGCAGCAGTGATCAGTTAGGGGCCCCTTTACTCCCAGTGGCCCCCCTTGAATGCACATGTTTCCTATTTGATTTCGGTGTTAGCATGATGCTTTAACTGTTCTTCTTGAGACGGATGCATTAAACAAAGGTGTTTGCAGCAGCCGAGCCACAGAGAAGCTCCTCCTGTGTCATCCTGAAGAACCACAGACAGTGTTGAGTCGCCTCTCGCCTGAAAGACAACGCCGTGGGTTTGAGTGCCTCCTGGCGCAGGAAGAGGAAAACGAAGTTGACGCTGGTAGCTTGTAGCTTAGCCATGAAACCCTGCCGCAGCCGAACCTAGCTCCCCGACGCTCAGCGCACACACCCAACAGCCCGACTGGCTAATGTGCTGGAGCTGTTAAACACCACCGGGTCCGATGGTGAGCGAACTCGTGCCTCCATATGGTTTTATCTTTGGGTTTGGGTACATTATTTGGGCGGTAGCATGTCGCCAAGCTAGGCTGCTAACCCTCTGGCTGGGCTCCGTTATGTAGCCACTTCGCTACCTGACACGGCTGACGTTAACGTCAAAACAACGGGTGCTGTCCAGCCGCGCAGTTCAGGGTCGCGTCAGTTCAATGTCAAATCACTTGTTTTGTCTTTGGAAGCTCATGTTGTAGCCTCGCCAACGATACACTGTTCATATACGAAACGCTTAGCTTGCCATGCTAGCTGGAGCTAGCGTTTTGACGTTAGCCAGCTGGTAAGTGATCTGGTCTGTCAGAGAGTAAAGCAGGGACGGGTTTTAAAGTTTTGTCCGCTGTATGCAGTGGAAGCTAACCGTGcgtgtgtttctgcaggttcATGAGACTGTGCAGCAATGGGTGACATGAAAACCCCCGATTTTGACGATCTCCTGGCCGCCTTTGACATCCCAGATGCCACAGGGTTGGATGCCAAAGAGCCCATCCAGGGGAGTCATGAGGAGACGGAGAGTCAGCTGAAGCACTCGGGGATATGTCTGGACGACGGCCTGTTGAGCAACCAGGCGGTCACCACACCAGAAATACCTGTTGTGAgtgttattgtgaaaaacacaagTCGTCAGGAGTCACTGGAAGATTTTGGTGACAGGCTTCAGTCTGGAGCGGCCCAGCAGAACGGATTCAGGGGGCAAGAGACCTCGATTGACCCTGTTGAAATAACCAACTCTGGCTTCTCCAAAGCCCTTGCCTCCGCTCTGAACGGGGAGAGTTCAAGAGAGTTTATCGGAAAGGCGCCTGCTCAGGCCAAACCAATATTTTCCCACTCACTTTCTAATTTTAGCCCCATTTCCAGTCCCGAGTCTGAAGACACTCGGTGTAGTCGCGATGAAATGCATCCAAAACAGGAGAGACCCTGTTTCCCAGAGGCTCCGGTATTGGTGGAGCCTTCAGTGCCAGACATTCGAAAGAGTTTGGACCTCAGCATGTTTGATGACTGTCCAAAGGACTGCAATATTCCCAGGAACACTCAAAGAGGCGGAGCTGATAGTAGCAGGAGTGAGGAGCTGTCGGACATCTGTGGCAGCAACGAAATAGATGTAACACCTAGAGTACACAGTGCACTTCCCCCGCTAAGCCGTAACCAGAAATTTATTGAGACCAACTGCAATTCTGGAACCACGAGGGATGTTCCCACCTCTTATCCTCTTGCTAAATCTCAGCCATCTAAATTATCCTCTTGCCTGGAGGCTTTGGTCGCCCTGAATGCTAGAAAAGATCCCAGCGAGCCGACAAATCCCAGAGAGAAGCGGTCAGCCCACAACGACTGCATGAAAGCCAGCCCCAAGGTCCCCATATCCCCACTGAGCCCCAGAAGTCCACTAGAAGCTGTGAAACGTTTAATGAAACCCCCCGATAGCCCCATGAGCATCTGCAGTGATAGCAGTGGCAAAGCATCTCCCGCAGTAACATCTGAGTCACCCCCTGTCATACCCAGGGTCCGAATTAAGACCATCAAAACCACAACTGGGCAAATCAGGCGCACAGTTACCAGTGTGCTGCCTGATTCTGAAACCGATGAAGTTCATTCTACATATGAATCCTCTCCGTCTCAGAGTATGATTAGTGAGGACTCTTACTGTAACATGTCGCCTCATCAGTCTCGGAGTGCGGCTGCTGATGTCGGAATACAGAGTAAAAGCTCCACGACTAGTGCATCTTCACCAAAAGTCTTACACAAGAAACCCCAAGCAAACCCCAAAAGGTCAGGCACAAAACACTCCACCACAGCATTTCATAATACTGGCAGTTCTGTCAAAAGATCTGGTGCACATCAGGGGCCGAAACCAAAGAGAGTGGCCGCCACAACAGGCCACACAACCAGCACAAGCTTCCTTCCCAAGGCAATGCACTTAGCTAGTTTGAACCTGGTCCCTCACAGCGTGGCCGCTTCAGTAGCTGCACGCTCCACCTCTCACCAACAAAgccaacacacactctcctccacAGTGGACAGCACAGTCCCGCTGGTGCATCAGGTCAAAACAGCCAAGCCTAAGCCTCGCACGTCCATTCctaacacagcagcaggaaccTTAAACAGACTTTTGAACAATGCCAACCCTGTGCCTACGTACGTGCCCAACCTGAACCCCCCTCCAGAGAGCAATATCAACCTACCGCCACGCGGGTACTGCTGCCTCGAGTGCGGCGACTCCTTCGGAGTGGAGAGGAGTCTTGCGTTTCACTACGGCAGGAGGAGCGTTCACATTGAAGTAGGATGTACGCACTGTGCAAAGACGATGGTGTTCTTCAACAAGTGCGCCTTGCTGGCACATG
Above is a genomic segment from Pleuronectes platessa chromosome 7, fPlePla1.1, whole genome shotgun sequence containing:
- the znf592 gene encoding zinc finger protein 592, translated to MGDMKTPDFDDLLAAFDIPDATGLDAKEPIQGSHEETESQLKHSGICLDDGLLSNQAVTTPEIPVVSVIVKNTSRQESLEDFGDRLQSGAAQQNGFRGQETSIDPVEITNSGFSKALASALNGESSREFIGKAPAQAKPIFSHSLSNFSPISSPESEDTRCSRDEMHPKQERPCFPEAPVLVEPSVPDIRKSLDLSMFDDCPKDCNIPRNTQRGGADSSRSEELSDICGSNEIDVTPRVHSALPPLSRNQKFIETNCNSGTTRDVPTSYPLAKSQPSKLSSCLEALVALNARKDPSEPTNPREKRSAHNDCMKASPKVPISPLSPRSPLEAVKRLMKPPDSPMSICSDSSGKASPAVTSESPPVIPRVRIKTIKTTTGQIRRTVTSVLPDSETDEVHSTYESSPSQSMISEDSYCNMSPHQSRSAAADVGIQSKSSTTSASSPKVLHKKPQANPKRSGTKHSTTAFHNTGSSVKRSGAHQGPKPKRVAATTGHTTSTSFLPKAMHLASLNLVPHSVAASVAARSTSHQQSQHTLSSTVDSTVPLVHQVKTAKPKPRTSIPNTAAGTLNRLLNNANPVPTYVPNLNPPPESNINLPPRGYCCLECGDSFGVERSLAFHYGRRSVHIEVGCTHCAKTMVFFNKCALLAHAREHKNNGMVMQCTQLHMKPIAEEHMFAPLSTEPVNGDSYATPSPSAKIQPVLPLYPDNVIRHRLRCLECNKQLPDHKALAGHYQRPSEDAEELTCKVCSMLLPNKCSFKAHQRIHAHKSPYCCPECGALSRSADIQKHVKENCLHYSRKAWYKCLHCEMVFKTFQGQKTHIAEKHCSVFYKCPMCPVALKTSDSCELHLKNKHSGSKSTPQLIFKCSCETIFKKKQSLIQHFHQNAHKRSTCVFKCPECNSVFPQKQLLMQHFKSVHVGNTTTEKNRQSDKTDAQQQKSHNPVKPSENPRKKAEQDSRPRVKPTGWTCGECLQWFPERESYVSHAKTKHGKSVKKYPCRHCEQSFNSPTSLRRHIRNDHDGKKKNYTCWYCTDTKTIFTSSVMLKNHISLMHGIKNPDLGQMPKTATQESKKASGKGLVSERPAVVKQGKQGQDLTGSLEAPSAKRLKSQFRCSKCGFITDDSTQFQQHIPQHKSDENTPQCLHCGLCFTSVLSLNRHLFIVHKVKDKGQEGMGDRKEKGVEVREKAEDNRPVRSAETDEVNNSLPELHDTGPSQAEEQANLHFDKTTDCNLKLSSHSHTPTVSLR